The Glycine soja cultivar W05 chromosome 8, ASM419377v2, whole genome shotgun sequence genome has a window encoding:
- the LOC114424445 gene encoding uncharacterized protein LOC114424445: protein MSISLTRLAWSMWGGRGKEKKPVSSKASALNSKQSSEWGLAKETKMGPPHRKVGRNKEERRVDREYDDDVVLVPCDNDCNCDCCLSGSESDDSDWSIGWLEPLASDFRSNGDDGFAVLVPCYKPSCCKVVEEASNKALLGVIKNLSNEFSSAGKNYMEQWLASLQNFEA from the exons ATGTCTATCTCTTTGACCCGTTTGGCATGGTCAATGTGGGGAGGGAGAGGAAAGGAGAAAAAGCCCGTTTCTTCCAAAGCCTCTGCTTTGAATTCCAAACAATCTTCTGAATGGGGTCTTGCTAAGGAGACAAAGATGGGCCCACCACATAGGAAAGTTGGAAGGAACAAGGAAGAGAGAAGAGTGGATAGAGAGTACGATGATGATGTTGTGTTGGTACCATGTGATAATGATTGTAACTGTGATTGTTGCTTGTCTGGTTCTGAATCTGATGACTCAGATTGGTCCATTGGGTGGTTGGAGCCTCTAGCCTCTGATTTTCGGAGCAATGGTGATGATGGTTTTGCAGTGCTGGTTCCTTGCTATAAACCTAGCTGCTGCAAGGTGGTGGAGGAGGCATCAAACAAGGCGCTTTTGGGTGTCATCAAGAACCTCTCCAATGAATTTTCTTCAG CTGGGAAGAATTACATGGAACAATG